ccctgtatttttgaaagaaatctaactatctcaggtttcagagatttaaatgatTGTTTGACTATTCTTATCAATATTATTAGGAACTACTGAAAATGGATTTCgaattttaagataatttacttgtcattttttactaatttgtgcATGACATTTGTAGGAGATTTCTTGGGTCATTATGTTCTTccctgtatttttgaaagaaatctaactatctcaggtttcagaggtttaaatgattgttagaggtgtctgaaaacagctaaaaaatacTGGTGTTTAACACCATGGGTTAACGTCACTGCACATCAGGACTCACCTCTGCAGAGAGCGGGTGGTATGCCCACACACAGGAGATACTGGTAGATCATGAAGATGGACAGGAAGAGACAATATTTGGGCCAGATCCTGGCTATAGCTGCTCGCCGCCGCCTCACCAAGATGGCCACCAACCAGCAGCCATGGATGATCACCAAGAAGTTCATCCGCTGGCCAATCACATTCACCGTCATCAGGAAGCAGATCTTTTCAACAGAAGATCAGTTTGGAGTTTTAAACAAACGTAAAATCTAAATTATTTGTGAAAACTCCAGTGTTTACTTCTCATAAAAATACCTGAAGAAAGTGaaaaggaagatttttttttttaatgataaggGTAGcaataattacacaaataacaagaaattggtaataaaattataatgtaaaagatcataaatggaaaaaaaaaatcttatgaatgaaatatatgaaatgtgAGAAACCACATACATATATTTGAAGAAAGATGGGAGAAATTGATTACAtaacatgaatgttttttttcctttattttgttcCTACCTGTCTCAACATGAAATTTCTCTATTCATCAGCCTATGCATTTTGAGTTATCTTCTTTTGAATTACATGTAAAAGATTGCgatagaaaacttttttcatattGCAATATTTGCTCCCATAGTATCGCAGTTCCTGTAGTTACaagattttcctttttaactTCCTGCTGCGTGATGAAGTGATATCTCTCTGTTACCTCTAATCCAAACTTGTAGAAGGTGTAGTTGAGCAGGTACTTGAAGCAGGGGAGGAGGCCCTGGTCCAGAGTGTCCCTGGTGGCGGCGGGAAACAGAGCAGGGATGGTGGGGGGAGACCGCTGCAGCTGACGGTAGTGGTGAGCCTGGTGACGATACACTGTTGCCTCAAACACCAACAGCATCAGCACCATTAAATGgtcctgcaaaaaaacaacaacaaaaaaacattcaggacACTAATTCAATTATAAGTTCAATTTATTAGACCTTTACTGGATCAGCAGACAGCAACGAAACAAGGCAAAGAAAACTTAAGAGCTGGATGTGTAACCTCATTATTTCAAGAGTACTAACTTGACTGTGTCTGTGGCACTGCTGAACTTAATTGTggttcagagttttttttcagtttttagaaGGGTTGATACACCTAGAATacagaacaaaatattttctcatttatgtGTAGCAGCATCtacttttggttttatttaccaaggttttagaaaaataaaa
This Plectropomus leopardus isolate mb unplaced genomic scaffold, YSFRI_Pleo_2.0 unplaced_scaffold6901, whole genome shotgun sequence DNA region includes the following protein-coding sequences:
- the LOC121939974 gene encoding piezo-type mechanosensitive ion channel component 1-like is translated as DHLMVLMLLVFEATVYRHQAHHYRQLQRSPPTIPALFPAATRDTLDQGLLPCFKYLLNYTFYKFGLEICFLMTVNVIGQRMNFLVIIHGCWLVAILVRRRRAAIARIWPKYCLFLSIFMIYQYLLCVGIPPALCR